In the Sedimentisphaera cyanobacteriorum genome, ATTGCTGATAACTGGCTCGCAGAAGGCGAAGCAGTCCCGGGAGACTTTAACAGCGACGGTAAAGTTAATTATCAGGACTTTGCTTATTTTGCTTCTACCGTGCCTGCCGGAAATGTTGACTGAAATCAATAAATAAATAATATAAAGGCGGGCCGGCAAATTCGCAGGCTCGCCTTTTTTATTGCTTTGGTGTACTGGTTTGAAATTCATTAGGAAAATAATATGAGAACAACTGACAATGTAAATATCGTAGCATTGAGAGAGCTTACTACCCCTCGTGAGCTGAGAGAGGACTTGCCTATAACTCAGGAACAGGCGGATGTGGTCCTCAATGCAAGGAAAAGCATAAAAAATATAATATCTCATCTGGATAAGAGAATGCTGGCTATAGTAGGCCCTTGCTCTATTCATAATGAGGATTCGGCAGTTGAGTATGCTGAGAAATTAGCTGAAATTCAGAAAAAAACAAAAGACAAAGTACAGATAGTGATGAGGGCTTACTTCGAAAAACCTCGAACTACTATCGGATGGAAGGGACTGCTCTACGATCCCGAACTAAATGGAACTTACAATATGAAAAAAGGCCTGCATTTAAGCCGAAAGATTATGCTTTCGATACTTGATGCGGGAATCCCTATTGCCACAGAAATTCTTGACCCTATTGTACCGCAGTATCTAACAGACTTGATCAGCTGGTCTGCTATAGGCGCAAGAACAAGTGAATCGCAGATTCACAGGCAGATGGTGAGCGGGCTTTCAATGCCCGTAGGATTTAAAAATTCGACAGACGGAAGTCTCTACACATCTGCTCAAGCCATAAAAACAGCCCGAAATCCTCATTTCTTTTTTGGTATTAATGTCGATGGTCAGGTAGCCCTCGCTGAAACGAAAGGGAACGCTTACACGCATTTTATACTAAGGGGCGGATGTCTAGGGCCTAATTATGAAGTTGAGCATATAGCGTTTGCAGAAGCCCTTCTTCGCAAAGAAAAAATCGGGTCAGGAATTATTGTTGATTGCAGTCATGCTAATTCAAGGAAGGATTACAAAAAGCAGAAAAAAGTGTTGGAAAATATTGCAGAACAAAAGCT is a window encoding:
- a CDS encoding 3-deoxy-7-phosphoheptulonate synthase, which produces MRTTDNVNIVALRELTTPRELREDLPITQEQADVVLNARKSIKNIISHLDKRMLAIVGPCSIHNEDSAVEYAEKLAEIQKKTKDKVQIVMRAYFEKPRTTIGWKGLLYDPELNGTYNMKKGLHLSRKIMLSILDAGIPIATEILDPIVPQYLTDLISWSAIGARTSESQIHRQMVSGLSMPVGFKNSTDGSLYTSAQAIKTARNPHFFFGINVDGQVALAETKGNAYTHFILRGGCLGPNYEVEHIAFAEALLRKEKIGSGIIVDCSHANSRKDYKKQKKVLENIAEQKLSGNKSIVGVMIESFLEQGSQKIGSGKLNPRVSVTDSCIGWEETEELLMKLAEV